One window of Cucurbita pepo subsp. pepo cultivar mu-cu-16 chromosome LG19, ASM280686v2, whole genome shotgun sequence genomic DNA carries:
- the LOC111781048 gene encoding aquaporin PIP2-1-like: MAKDSEAGGFAAKDYHDPPPAPLIDVEEFTQWSFYRAIIAEFIATLLFLYVTVLTVIGYSSQSDVDHGGHICGGVGILGIAWAFGGMIFVLVYCTAGISGGHINPAVTFGLLLARKVSLVRAVLYMVAQCVGAICGCALVKSFQKGLYNRYGGGANSLAEGYSTGTGLAAEIIGTFVLVYTVFSATDPKRSARDSHIPVLAPLPIGFAVFMVHLATIPITGTGINPARSFGAAVVFNHSKPWNDHWIFWVGPFIGALIAAFYHQFILRAGAVKALGSFRSTHSV, encoded by the exons ATGGCCAAGGATTCTGAAGCTGGTGGATTCGCCGCCAAGGACTACCACGACCCACCTCCGGCGCCGTTGATCGACGTCGAGGAGTTCACTCAGTGGTCATTTTACAGAGCCATCATTGCCGAGTTCATCGCCACGCTTCTGTTCTTGTACGTTACTGTTCTCACTGTCATTGGCTACAGCAGCCAGTCCGACGTCGACCACGGGGGCCATATCTGCGGCGGGGTCGGCATTCTCGGCATCGCTTGGGCCTTTGGTGGAATGATCTTCGTTCTTGTTTACTGCACCGCTGGGATTTCCG GTGGGCATATCAATCCAGCGGTGACATTTGGGTTGCTTTTGGCACGGAAAGTGTCGTTGGTGAGGGCCGTTTTGTATATGGTGGCTCAGTGTGTTGGAGCCATTTGTGGATGTGCGTTGGTCAAATCGTTTCAGAAGGGTCTCTACAATCGCTACGGCGGTGGAGCCAATTCGCTAGCTGAAGGTTACAGCACCGGCACCGGCTTGGCCGCTGAGATTATCGGAACCTTCGTTCTTGTCTACACTGTCTTCTCTGCTACAGATCCCAAGAGAAGCGCAAGAGATTCTCACATTCCT GTACTAGCACCACTCCCAATTGGGTTCGCCGTGTTCATGGTTCACCTGGCCACCATTCCGATCACCGGCACCGGTATTAACCCAGCTCGAAGCTTCGGCGCTGCGGTGGTGTTCAACCACAGCAAGCCCTGGAATGACCAT TGGATTTTCTGGGTTGGACCCTTCATTGGAGCTCTCATTGCTGCGTTTTATCACCAGTTCATATTGAGAGCTGGAGCAGTTAAAGCTCTGGGATCCTTCAGGAGTACCCACAGCGTCTAA